CAAATTCCTTCATCCATTTCAATTGCATCAGCGCTGCAGCTGCAGAGGTGATATAATGATCCGAGGGAATACGTTCGACAAGCAGAACCAATCTGAAAATGAGGGTGACCAATGACAACGAATCAATTTACAACGTTCGGACTATCAGAAGACATCGTCCGCTCGCTGACTGAATTAAAGATGACCGAACCGACAGACGTGCAAACACGAGTGATTCCACTGGCTTTAGACAAGCAGGATCTCATGGTGACATCGCAGACCGGCACGGGAAAGACCGCTTCTTTTGCGATCCCGATCTGTGAAATGATCGACTGGGAAGAGAACCGGCCACAGGCGTTAATTCTCTCGCCCACCCGGGAACTGGCGGCACAAATCCAGGAAGACATCACCAATATCGGCCGCTTCAAACGCATCAAAGCCACGGCGATTTACGGACAGGAACCCTTTGCCAAGCAGAAACTCGAGCTGAAACAGAAATCCCACGTCGTCATCGGGACACCGGGACGGGTCCTGGATCACATCGAAAAAGGGACCCTTTTTCTCAACAGGATCGAGTACCTCATCATCGACGAAGCGGATCAGATGCTCAATATGGGCTTCATCGATCAGGTGGAAGCCATCATCAAACAGCTTCCGGAAAGGCGCACCACATCGATCTTCTCGGCCACCATCAGTGACCAGATCAAACGCCTCTCCAAGCAGTATATGCAGGAACCAAAGCAGATCACGATCCGTCAGGAAACCGTCTCCCCGGACTCCATTGACCAGTCCGTCATCCACGTCACAAACAAGGAGAAGATCAAGATCCTGAAGGATGTGACGAAGGTCGAGAACCCGGACAGCTGCCTGATTTTCTGCAACACCCAGGAGAGTGTGGACCAGCTTGAAGACGAATTGAATCAAAACGGCTACCGCCCACGGAAAATTCACGGCGGTCTCGCGCAGAAGG
This Salisediminibacterium beveridgei DNA region includes the following protein-coding sequences:
- a CDS encoding DEAD/DEAH box helicase, giving the protein MTTNQFTTFGLSEDIVRSLTELKMTEPTDVQTRVIPLALDKQDLMVTSQTGTGKTASFAIPICEMIDWEENRPQALILSPTRELAAQIQEDITNIGRFKRIKATAIYGQEPFAKQKLELKQKSHVVIGTPGRVLDHIEKGTLFLNRIEYLIIDEADQMLNMGFIDQVEAIIKQLPERRTTSIFSATISDQIKRLSKQYMQEPKQITIRQETVSPDSIDQSVIHVTNKEKIKILKDVTKVENPDSCLIFCNTQESVDQLEDELNQNGYRPRKIHGGLAQKERFAVMEAFKRGAFRYLIATNVAARGIDIDNVSLVINYDVPFEKESYVHRTGRTGRAGKTGKAITFVNNREKGAIRDLERYTGTIIPLATAPTEAEVKRSEEAFFQKLTTAPERKENKNADLNKEIMTLYVNGGKKKKLRAPDFVGTLTSIDGITADDIGIITIQETSTLIDIFNGKGQLALEELQQRTVKGKKLKVRKAKR